The following is a genomic window from Methanomicrobia archaeon.
CCTCTGCTCTTCCTTGCTCCTCAAACAGTCTCCTAGCAGTCTCTAATTCTTTCCGAGCTTCTTCCACTCTTTTCGTTTGTGAATAGAGGATGCCAAGGTTACCGTGCGCCTCGGCATAATCGGGATTGATCCGAATCGCCTCTTTGTATTCCGTTTCCGCCTCCTCGTTTCGCTCCAATTCCTTTAACAAA
Proteins encoded in this region:
- a CDS encoding tetratricopeptide repeat protein, whose product is LLKELERNEEAETEYKEAIRINPDYAEAHGNLGILYSQTKRVEEARKELETARRLFEEQGRAEDVKIAEELLKSL